Part of the Flavobacterium alkalisoli genome is shown below.
TTATTAAAAGAGATATGTTAAAAGTAAAAAATATATGCTGTATAGGAGCTGGTTATGTAGGAGGACCTACCATGGCTGTAATTGCTCATAAATGTCCTGATGTTAAAGTGACAGTTGTTGATCTTAATGAAGCGAGAATTAAAGCATGGAATGATAAAGATATTACAAAGCTACCTATATATGAGCCGGGGCTTGAAAATATTGTTAAAGAAGCAAGAGATAGAAATCTGTTTTTTTCGACAGATGTTGAAAAAGCTATAGATGAGGCAGAAATGATTTTTATTTCTGTTAATACACCTACTAAAACTTATGGTTTAGGTAAAGGTATGGCAGCAGATTTAAAATATATTGAACTTTGTGCCAGACAAATTGCAGCTGTTGCCAAAACGGATAAAATTGTTGTGGAGAAATCAACATTACCTGTTAGAACAGCTGAGGCTATAAAAAATATTTTAGATAATACCGGTAATGGAGTGAAATTTCAAATTTTATCTAATCCGGAATTTTTAGCAGAAGGTACAGCTGTACAAGACTTATTAAGCCCAGACAGAGTTTTGATAGGAGGGGATTTGGATGAAGAAGGGCAGGTTGCTATACAGGCTTTAGTAGATATTTATGCAAACTGGGTTGACAGAGATAAAATATTGACAACAAATGTTTGGTCTTCGGAACTATCCAAGCTTACTGCAAATGCATTTTTAGCCCAAAGGGTATCTTCCATTAATGCCATGTCAGAATTATGTGAAAAGACTGGTGCTAATGTGAATGAAGTTGCAAAAGCAATAGGTATGGACAGTAGAATAGGTTCTAAGT
Proteins encoded:
- a CDS encoding UDP-glucose 6-dehydrogenase, coding for MLKVKNICCIGAGYVGGPTMAVIAHKCPDVKVTVVDLNEARIKAWNDKDITKLPIYEPGLENIVKEARDRNLFFSTDVEKAIDEAEMIFISVNTPTKTYGLGKGMAADLKYIELCARQIAAVAKTDKIVVEKSTLPVRTAEAIKNILDNTGNGVKFQILSNPEFLAEGTAVQDLLSPDRVLIGGDLDEEGQVAIQALVDIYANWVDRDKILTTNVWSSELSKLTANAFLAQRVSSINAMSELCEKTGANVNEVAKAIGMDSRIGSKFLKASVGFGGSCFQKDILNLVYIAKSYGLNEVADYWEQVIIMNDHQKRRFAANIVKTLYNTVSGKKIVFLGWAFKKDTNDTRESAAIYVADDLLNEQANIAVYDPKVSQQKILSDLNYLGTRSETENSESVKVYEDPYEICKDAHAIAILTEWDEFKDYDWQRIYDKMKKPAFVFDGRNILDGEKLNKIGFVYKNIGS